GCCACTCTCCCCTTTTTTATATTCTTAGTTCATGTGCCTAGAAAacacttgcccagacatgtcctggtgaGTTTTGCTGAGTCACTGGATTGAGCAGTCCTTGTTGTGGTCTTGTGCAACTGCcattgaattgtaaatcccttgattacaactcccctgctgattaatggttgGTTAACACCCTCCTGGACTGGGATCACCACCCTTGTAGTAGAGACTCTCAAACtgacaacatatttcagtaacaaccatacagcaaaatatCATAACTTCATACAtgttaatgatatacatatttgaaCAGAACAGTAGGTTTCAGCAGACCATAACCTTTCATATAATATcatacatggcatgctttgtatgaaatatcacaacgatatatgaatgatgaatatgggaGTTACAGGGTGCTCTTTTGAGGGACATTGTGTTACAGGTGGCCTCCCTGCTTTTGGTTTCTGTGTCTCATACAACAGCAACCCCCTGCTGCAAGGACGAGCAatttcagggaaagtcctgcttagCTCCTCTAGCATGTTAGTGTGGAGAATTTAGCTCCAAACCTGTAACTGTTCTACCACTACTTCTTCTTTCGTATGGCAAGAGAGGTGATTAACAATGTTCAGATAACCAAGTCCAGATTAGTGAGCTGATTGGTAGCTTCGGGAGTGGCTTGATGTAAATCTGGGATGCCACTGGCAAATGATCAAAGTGGGCACTGATTTACAATGTGGTCCATAGTTTTGGTTGTGTCCACAGTCACCCTGTGTGTTGCTGTCATCTCTTACACCTTTGGAAGATGAGAGACATCTGCCATGCAATGTTCTAAAATATTCAGTGCAGACCATTGTTTCTGGGGTAGGCTCGAAGTTTTTTTTCAGAGTTGGCAATTTAGTGTGTGTTTTGGACATTAGCATTATCCTAGAAAACTTTCCAAAGTGCCTCAGAATTGCATGAGGATGCTTTAGGAACTTTAGCACAATCCCAGAGAGGCTTGCAAGATTTCAATCATGTCTTTGGAAGGTTCTGGAGGTCCTCATGAATTGTCTACTGAGCACgtgaaatttgcattttttttattatacgtAGCACACATTTCCTCCATGCATACATCCCTATGTTAagaatagggctgtcgattaatcgcagttaactcatgcgattaactcaaaaaaatcatgattaaaaaaattaattgagattaatcacagttttaatcgcactgttaaacaatagaataccaattgaaatttattaaatatttttggaggtttttctacattttcaaatgtattgatttcaattacaacacagaacacaagtgtacagtgctcacttcatattattatttttgattatgaatatttgcactgtaaaatgataaacaaaagacaatatatttaaatgcacctcatacaagtactgtagtgcaatctctttattgtgaaagtgtaacttacaaatttagatttttttttggttacataattgcactcaaaaacaaaacaaggtaaaaCTTTAAAACCTACAAgcctactcagtcctacttcttgttcagtcaatcattAAAGCAAacattgtttacatttacaggagataatgctgcctgcttcttgtttacaatgtcacctgaaagcgagaacaggcatttgcatgacacttttgtagccggcattccaaggtatttacatgccagatatgctaaacattcatatgcctcttcatgttcgaccaccattccagaggacatgcttccatgctgatgatgcttgtttaaaaaaaaaaagtgttaattaaatttgtgactgaattcttGGAGGACagttgtatgtctcctgctccgtGGTCtgacctgcattctgccatatattttgtattaCGGTAGTCTCAGATAGTGACCCAGtgtatgttgtttgatttaagaacacttttactacAGTTtgataaaacacaaagaaggttcaaatatcagatttctaaagatagctacagcacttgacccaaggtttaagaatctgaagtgccttccaaaatctgagagggaggaggtgtggagcatgctttcagaagtcttagaagagcaacactccaatgcagaaactacagaacccgaaccatcaaaaaagaaaatcaacctggtggcatctgactcagatgatgaaaatgaacatgcatcagtctgcactgctttggatcgttatcgagcagaactagtcatcagcatggacgcatatcctctggaatagacatatgaagcatgaagggacatatgaatctttagcacagctggcacataaatatcttgcgacgccggctacaacagtgtcatgcgaacacctgttctccctttcagatgacattgtaaacaagaagcaggcagcattatctcctgtaaatgtaaacgattggctaaacaagaagtaggaatgagTGGGCTtataggctttaaagttttacattgttttattttggaatgcagttattttgtacataattctacatttgtaagttcaactttcatgataaagagattgcactacagtacttgtattaggtgaattgaaaaatactatttcttttgtttacagtgcaaatatttgtaatacaaaataaataaaaactgagcactgtaaactttgtaatttgtgttgtaattgaagtcaatatatttgaaaatgtagaaaacatccacagtatttaaataaatggtatgctattattgtttaacagcacgattaatcatgattaatttttttaatcgcttgacagccctagttaagaATGTTTTAAGGTTGTAAAGTCTAGCACTCAAAAGTtcggaaatgccagaattcaacAAAATTAGGGTGGATTTTTATGGTGACAGCAAAACGCACATCCCTGATATCAAGCAGACTCCCACCTTGCCAAGTTTCAAGTCCCTATTCCAAAGCCTGGAGGCCCTAGAGCTTCTCAATTAAATGgtaataagggtttttttttaacaagggtagAACAACATAATCTTCCCTAACTTTGCTCTGAGAAATAGCAGAACCGTTttaactgaaattttcaaaacataATTTAGTCTGAGTCAGACACCTTtcatgaaaatttcagcctggatggttaaagtttggcaaagtatAAGGTCTGTTATTAGTTGCTTGTAAATGGACAATGTTAGATAGTCTTTCTTAGAGGTCTTTCTGCCAGCTCTCCCTATAAAGGATGTTGTTATTAGCTCTATCTATAATAAATTTTAGTATCCACTAAAATGTGGTATACAGAATGTCATTTTATACTTTTAATATTCGAAATGTATTTATGCTTCTGAAATGTCCATTCCATGCCTCTACTACAAAAGCAAATCTAATGTGAGCCATTTCAGACAACCACAAAACAAATTAGATGTGGAATTTTCAGTCATATCTTGCTAACAACGTGTACATCCTGATGGTAAGAAGCCCTGAGGTGACCATATCTATTTACAGTACTTACAGAATAGAAAACTTTATGTGGTTTGGGAAAAATTGGCTCACCATAGCATAGACAATGAAGATACTTTGTAACACCACAATTTGTTCTGAATGCTTCAGTGTTACTTTCGTGTGGTTTTGCTTAAGTTATTTATTCTTAACTGTCTTGAAGAACAAGAAGGCATGGATACTAAATTTATGTGGGGACAAAGCCTAGTATTTCCTTCAAAGCTGGCTTTTGACATCACAGGTACAAAGGGCAAGAATATTATGTTTCCCCCCACACTTTGGATGTGTTTCTCCCTACTGCTATTACCAACAACTATAATCAGGAAAAGAGCCAGCACAAAAGTCTCGTGGAGTGAGCAGAACTTTTAAttgtttgtaaataaaattaCATATAGCTCACACACCCTCCATGCACACATTCCTATGTTAAGAATGTTTTAAGGTAAAGTgtagcactcaaaagttaggaaatgccagaattcaagtTGCTTGTGCAATCTTAATATGCTCCTTTATGATTATGTAATATGACAGTCTTTAACTACATTAATTACTTTTTTCCTCCATAGGACCCTTCCATCCTGTCCCTCTGCACCTAGTCGTATGCATTTGAGTTTGACTGTTTCcttttcctccatgctgcctaGGCATCAGTCTCCCTGGCCTGAGTTCTGCTCAGCCTCTTGTTGGAGCATGTGAATTGTGGCTGGCACAGAACTCTGTGTGGGTAGATCAGGCTCAGTACAGATGGAATGTTCAGGGAATTTTTCTGCCAGCCACAACAAACTTCTGAGATATGTAAATTTATaatttcagaggcttataactcaGCCAAATTTGGGTGAAATTTCAGAGACAGAAAAAGGGCATAGGGTGAGAGAACCCAGCTTCCTCCACCCACACACATGCCCCTCTTCCAAATGGTAAGTTTCTGCCCCAAAGCATGGAAGTGCTATAGCTTCTCAGcaaaacagttgtaagaattttttaacatgggcaaagcaATGCATTCCCCCCCTAGCCTCCATCTTGGAAACAGATGAGCCATTTTTGCTGAACTTTCCCAAAAAATTCATCATGAGGCAGATACCCAGcatgaaaatttcagctcaaacagTTATTTTGCCAAAGATGACAGAGCCTTATAATGGAAAACGTTAGGCAACCTTACCTATAGGTATTTCTGTCAGCTCCACTtacagtgtgtgtgggtgtgtagaTCAAATGTTCAAAGCTGTCCGCTaagtttgggtgcccaatttgtgACATCAATTGGAGGTCTATGGGTGCTCAGTACTTTAAAAATCAAGCCTTAGGTGACTCAAGTTGTGCATCCAGAAATTgaggtgcccaaaactggatactcaTGAAAATGTAGGCATTATGAAATTTGAATGTTACAAgtttttttcaaaagtaattgCATTTATTTCTTATCACGTCTGTTCTTGTTTTGTGTTATTTCTTAACAGATGACTCAGAGGTGATACCTGTATAAGTGTTTCAAGTTTTTTCCTACAAGATGTGTTCCACATATCCAGCAAACTGGGTCACTTTTGATGATGAACCCCTCTTTCAGTCTCCTCAAAAATCAGTGGAAAATTGTAATACCTGTAAAGCAAATAGTCTTAATCTCAATCTTGCTAATATGCATGAATCTTCCAGTAGGTCATCTTCTACAAGCAGCACTCCACTTTCTTCTCCTATAGCTGACTTTTACTTAAATCCTGGACCTCCTAGTAACTCTCCACTTTCTACACCTACCAAAGAGTATTCAGGAAGTCCCTGTACCCCCAAATCAGGAATTCACATTCTTTATCCTATTCCTGAATTGTCATCAAACATTAACCTTCACCCACCACCTGGGACTTGTTCTTCCTTAGCTTTTCAGAAACTGAGCACTGCCGCTAACGATAATCCACCTAAGATTTTATTCTCTAAACAAGCAACCCCAGGTGAAATAAATCCTACTTACCAAGAAAGCTGCAATAAATTAGAAGATCAGTTGGAATTGGAACGCTTCCAATATTTTCAGAATGACTGTGCTTTTTCAACTCTATTTGGGAAAGAGGGGTGCTCAACTAGCATGTCTCCCTGTAATGTTGACACACAAAGAAAGGATAAAAAGCTTTGCAGAGGTATTTGCCATCCTAAAGAAAAAGACACTTGCCATGATCAGAAAAGTCTCAATCAGAATTCCTTCAGTTATGTCTGTGAAAGGCTTGAACATTTGCAAACTGATACTTTGGGAAGCCTGTCTGCCTCCAGCATACATGCATGGCATAATCTCTCTTCTTTCATTCCACACAGTCtcttcaggagccaaaaaaaagaTGGTTGGCCTATCATGCTAAGAATTCCTGAGAAGAAGAATATGATGTCATCTCGGCAATGGGGTCCTATTTATCTTAAAGTCCTACCTGGGGGCATTTTACAAATGTACTATGAGAAGGGCCTTGAAAAACCTTTCAAAGAATTCCAGCTCCAACCATACTGTAAACTGTCAGAACCCAAGCTAGAGAACTGTAGTGTTTCAGGAAAAATCCATACTGTGAAGATTGAATATGTGTCTTatacagagaaaagaaaattccACCCCAAAGCAGAAGTGGTCCATGAACCGGAGGTGGAGCAGATGCTAAAGTTAGGAACCACGGATTACAATGACTTCACTGACTTCcttgcaacagttgaggaagagTTAATGAAGCTTCCAGCCATCTGTAAGCAAAAGAGAAATTATGAGGAACAAGAAATTATACTAGAAATAGTGGATAAGTTTTGGGGGAAAATCactaaaacagaaggaaaactcGTAGAAAGTGCTGTCATCACACACATTTATTGTATGTGTTTTGTGAATGGCAATACTGAATGCTTTTTTACTTTAAACGATCTAGAGCTTCAGAAAAGAGATGAATGTTATTTTGACAAGGACCTGGAGAAGAAATGGATTGATATTCTTGACTACCATTTCCATAAGTGTGTCAAAACACATGAGTTTGAGCAATCTAGAATTATTAAGTTTATACCCCAGGATGCCTGTAGATTAGAACTGATGCGTTTCAAGACACTGTATAATGGGCAAGACCTTCCATTTTCTTTAAAGGCTGCAGTAGTTGTTCAAGGAGCATACATTGAACTTCAGGCTTTTATAAACATGTCTTCTACTTCTCTGATTCCAGCACGTTTGCATTCCATGAAATACTGTGAAAATGTCATGATACGCTTTCCAGTTCCTGCACAGTGGATCAAAGCGCTTTGGACAATGAATCTCCAAAGACAGAAGTCCCTAAAAgcaaaaatgaacagaaaaacaTGCCTTGGTTCTTTACATGAAGTTGAATCTGATCCTGTAATTCAGGTCTCAATTGGAACAGCAAAATATGAAAGTGCCTATAGGGCTGTAGTGTGGAAGATAGACAGACTTCCGGATAAAAACTCAAGTAAATAtatcaaaatagtattttttggGTACAGCTATTCTACTGGAggagcctgattcttctctcacgcTGATCTTATACTTgtataacttcactgacttcaggggaaatgctcctaatttacaccagtgtaagggcCCAGTCCCAgtgcaactcccattgtcttcagtgggagatggACTGGGCCTTTTAATGAAAGAAGAATTTGACCTTAAATGCTTTTTCTAATGGGCAATTTCATCTTGATGGCGGTAGCTTCTTCAATACTGtactacagtagtgcctagagcccCTAACTGAGACCAGGGCTCCATTGTTCTAAGCACTCTTGTAAACCCATAATAAAAAATGGTTCCTGCCCATGAATATCATACaatttaaagagacaagacagacaaagatggGATGGGAATCAAAAACAGACCAGCGTCACTgagctggtcagtggcagagctgggacttgaacccaggagTCTTAAGCTTATAGCATCTTCATGCCAAGAGATAGTGTCGGTGTAGTTAGAAGGTGCTGTGGTCAATCTCCCATGGAGTCCAGAGGTCTATTGAGTTTCAATATTCTGAGTTTGTATTCAGAGAAAAATATCAACAGTGACACCATAGTGCCTTGGTTATATTCCTTCTCTGTGGTGGTGATACATTAAATAAATgcccactgcaaaaaaaaaaaaaaaaaaaaaaaaggcaactaagcttttatttagggctgtcaagcaattaaaaaaattatttgcgattaatcatgcgattaaaaaaattaagactgattaattgtgctgttaataatattaatatcttggatgttttccacattttctaatatattgatttcaattacaacacagaatacaaagtgtaccgtgcttgctttatatttattttttattacaaatatttgcactgtaaaaatacaagaaatagtatttttcaatttacttaatacaggtactgtagtgcaaactctctcatgaaagctgaacttacaaatgtttttatgtataaaaaataactggattccaaaataaaacaatgtaaaactttaaagcctacaggtccactcattcctatttcttgttcagccagttgctcaaacagatttatttacatttgcaggagataatgctgcccgcttcttgttcacaatgtcaccagacagtgagaacaggcattcgcatggtactgtggtagccagcattgcaagatatttacgtgtcagatgcgctaaagattcgtatgtcccttcatgcttcaaccaccattccagaggacatgcgtccatgttgatgatgggttctgctcgataacagtccaaagcagtgcagaccaatgcatgttcattttcatcatctgagtcagatgtcaccagcagaaggttgattttcttttttggtgattcgggttctatagtttctgcatcggagtgttgcgcttttaaggcttctgaaagaATGCTTCACaccccgtccctctcagattttggaaggcacttcagattcttaaatcttgggttgcgtgctgtagctatctttagaaatctcacattggtaccttcttcgtgtcttgtgaaatctgcagtgaaagtgttcttaaaacgaacaacatgctgggtcatcatccgagactgctataacatggaaatatatggcagaataagGGTAaatcacagagcaggagacatacaattctcccccaaggagttcagtcacaaatttaattaacatattattTCTTTAACGAGCGTCGTCAGCATGGAAGCCTGTCCTCTGGactggtggccgaagcatgaaggggcatatgaatgtttagcatatctggcatgtaaataccttgcaatgctggccaTGTGAatggctgttctcactttcaggagacattgtaaataagaaactggcagcattatttcctgtaaatgtaaacaaacttgtttgttttagtgattgtctgaacaagaagtaggactgagtggacttgtaggctctaaagttttacattgttttgtttttgagtacaggtatgaaacaaaaaaaatctacatttgtaagttgcatttcaCAATAAACAGATTACACTACGGTACTTTTATGAGGGGAATTGAaatatactgtttcttttatcatttttacagtacaaatatttgtaataaaaataatataaagtgagcagtatacacttcgtattctgtattgtaattgaaatcaatatatttgaaaatgtagaaacacatccaaaatatttaataaatttcaattggtattgtatcgtttaacagtgcaattaaaactgcgattaatcacgattaatttttaaaataacaattttttgagttaatcatgtgagttaaccgCAATTAATCGACAGCGCTACTTTTAATCATACACATGGAAATTGTTAATTTTTTCCACTGGGGAAGCTAGTTAACTTAAATTCATTcaggaaaaatagatttttttaaaaagagaaaaatatgaataaagattcatttttaaaaaccttacttttAGTGACAGTTTCAGATTAATAGAACAATGCATTATTTTCAAGAGGCATAAATAAGACTAAAGAATACCTTGCTCTGTCTTAGTAAGTGCTGGAGAATGAAGGCCCCTTGGATATGCATTGTGTATGTGAGGATTTTGGAATATTTTGTGCAAGGCAATGACAACTATTACATTCTCTTGTATGTAATACCATTTCCAGAAATTATGCCTTCTAGAAATATGGGTGCAAGAAGATAGATTAACAAATGGATCAAAATAGCAAGATAACTTATATTTTACCACCTAGAAATTCAAATTACATCTTGAAAAAGCCCAGCAAAACTTAACCCTTTCCCAgaggagggaactccagtcattaggaaaaggcaggtgttagtaatgggagattcgatcattagaaacatagatagctgggtttgtgatgactagGAGAACCGTATGACTTGCCTGCCTgtgcgaaggttgtggatctctcgaggcatctagatagacttaagtgtagtgctggggtggagccggtggtcgtgatacatgtaggtaccaatgacatagggaagggtaggagagacatcctggaggccaaatttaggctgctaggaaagagcctgaaatccaggacctctatggtagcattctcagaaatgcttccagttctacGCGCAGTGTctggtaggcaggcagagcttcagagtctcaatgtgtggatgagatgatggtgtagagaggaggggtttagatttattaggaactggggaaactttggggatagggggagcctatataggaaggataggctccacctaaaccaaagtggatctggactgctggcacttaacattaaaaaggttacagagcagtttttaaactaagagatggggggaAGCCAATTgttgcagaggagcacatggatcggacagagacttcttttagaggagagtctattgatagagattctctaggttctagtcagAAGGAGAGGATGGAACAGGATATAGTATGGGcgagatcagatgagaaacattcacataaaaaagaatctgacacatcagaaaagggaagacaaataaatagtgacaagtttttaaagtgcttgtacacaaatgctagaagtctaaataataaggtgggtaaactagagtgcctcgtgttaaaggaggatattgatataataggcatcacagaaacctggtggagtgggtacaatcaatgggacacaatcattctggggtacaaaatatatcggaaggacagaacaggtcatgcggggttggggtgggagggtggcactttatgtgaaagaaaatgtagaatcaaatgaagtaaaaatcttaaatgaatccacatgttccatagaatctctatggatagtaattccatgctctaataagaatataacagtagggctctattatcaaccacctgatcaggatagtgatagtgatgatgaaatgctaagggagattagagagtctATCAAAATGAAGAACTctataatagtgggggatttcaattatccccatattgactgggtacatgtcacctcaggatgaaatgcagagacaaaatttctcgatactttaaatgactgcttcttggagcagctggtaccggaacccacaaggggagaggcaattctcgatttagtcctgagtggagcgcaggatctggtccaaaagatAACTATAACatgaccacttggaaatagtgatcataatataataacatttaacattcctctGGTGgaaagaacacctcaacagcccaacactgtggcatttaatttcagaaaggggaactatgcaaaaatgagggggttagttaaatagaaattaaaaggtacagtgactagagtgaaatccctgcaagctgcatggacccttttcaaagacaccataatagaggcccaacttaaatgtataccccaaattaaaaaacatagtaaaagaactaaaaaagagccaccgtagcttaacaaccatgtaaaagaagcagtgagagagaaaaaggcatcttttaaaaagcagAGGTCAAAtgctagtgaggtaaatagaaaggagcataacactgccaaattaagtgtaaaaatgtaataagaaatgccaaaaaggagtttgaagaacagttagccaaaaactcaaaaaacattttgttattaccttttaagtacatcagaagcaggaagcctgctaaacaaccagtggggcccatGGACTGTCGAGACACAAAAGGAgtacttaaagacgataaagtcattgcggagaaactaaatgaattcttcatggttgaggatgttagggagattcccaaacctgagccatcctttgtaagtgacaaatctgaggaattgtcacagattgaaatgtcactagaggaggttttggaattaattgataaacttaacagtaacaagtcaccgggaccagaactcttcacccaagagttctgaaagaactcaaatgtgaaattgcggaactattaactatggtttataacctgtcctttaaatcggcttctgtacccaatgactggaagatagctaatgtaacgccaatatttaaaaagggccctagaggtgatcctggcaattacagaccgataagtctaatgtcagtactgggcaaattagttgaaacaatagtaaagaataaagttgtcagacacatagaagaacataacttgttgggcaaaagtcaacatggtttctttaaaaggaaatcatgtcttactaatctattaaagttctttgaaggggtcaacaaacatgtggacaagggggaatccagtggacatagtgtacttagatttccagaaagcctttgacaaggtccctcaccaaggttcttatgtaaattaagttgtcatgggataagatggaagatcctttcatggattgagaact
The nucleotide sequence above comes from Trachemys scripta elegans isolate TJP31775 chromosome 3, CAS_Tse_1.0, whole genome shotgun sequence. Encoded proteins:
- the STON1 gene encoding stonin-1 isoform X2 — protein: MCSTYPANWVTFDDEPLFQSPQKSVENCNTCKANSLNLNLANMHESSSRSSSTSSTPLSSPIADFYLNPGPPSNSPLSTPTKEYSGSPCTPKSGIHILYPIPELSSNINLHPPPGTCSSLAFQKLSTAANDNPPKILFSKQATPGEINPTYQESCNKLEDQLELERFQYFQNDCAFSTLFGKEGCSTSMSPCNVDTQRKDKKLCRGICHPKEKDTCHDQKSLNQNSFSYVCERLEHLQTDTLGSLSASSIHAWHNLSSFIPHSLFRSQKKDGWPIMLRIPEKKNMMSSRQWGPIYLKVLPGGILQMYYEKGLEKPFKEFQLQPYCKLSEPKLENCSVSGKIHTVKIEYVSYTEKRKFHPKAEVVHEPEVEQMLKLGTTDYNDFTDFLATVEEELMKLPAISRLHSMKYCENVMIRFPVPAQWIKALWTMNLQRQKSLKAKMNRKTCLGSLHEVESDPVIQVSIGTAKYESAYRAVVWKIDRLPDKNSSPYQPHSLSYKLELGSDQEIPSDWYPFATVQFDMRDACASGTEVKSLGIECDVQPQKHLNQKTCYNCQVEIEKKWIRLDGEDPDKASNCLMQ
- the STON1 gene encoding stonin-1 isoform X3: MCSTYPANWVTFDDEPLFQSPQKSVENCNTCKANSLNLNLANMHESSSRSSSTSSTPLSSPIADFYLNPGPPSNSPLSTPTKEYSGSPCTPKSGIHILYPIPELSSNINLHPPPGTCSSLAFQKLSTAANDNPPKILFSKQATPGEINPTYQESCNKLEDQLELERFQYFQNDCAFSTLFGKEGCSTSMSPCNVDTQRKDKKLCRGICHPKEKDTCHDQKSLNQNSFSYVCERLEHLQTDTLGSLSASSIHAWHNLSSFIPHSLFRSQKKDGWPIMLRIPEKKNMMSSRQWGPIYLKVLPGGILQMYYEKGLEKPFKEFQLQPYCKLSEPKLENCSVSGKIHTVKIEYVSYTEKRKFHPKAEVVHEPEVEQMLKLGTTDYNDFTDFLATVEEELMKLPAICPYQPHSLSYKLELGSDQEIPSDWYPFATVQFDMRDACASGTEVKSLGIECDVQPQKHLNQKTCYNCQVEIEKKWIRLDGEDPDKASNCLMQ
- the STON1 gene encoding stonin-1 isoform X1 — protein: MCSTYPANWVTFDDEPLFQSPQKSVENCNTCKANSLNLNLANMHESSSRSSSTSSTPLSSPIADFYLNPGPPSNSPLSTPTKEYSGSPCTPKSGIHILYPIPELSSNINLHPPPGTCSSLAFQKLSTAANDNPPKILFSKQATPGEINPTYQESCNKLEDQLELERFQYFQNDCAFSTLFGKEGCSTSMSPCNVDTQRKDKKLCRGICHPKEKDTCHDQKSLNQNSFSYVCERLEHLQTDTLGSLSASSIHAWHNLSSFIPHSLFRSQKKDGWPIMLRIPEKKNMMSSRQWGPIYLKVLPGGILQMYYEKGLEKPFKEFQLQPYCKLSEPKLENCSVSGKIHTVKIEYVSYTEKRKFHPKAEVVHEPEVEQMLKLGTTDYNDFTDFLATVEEELMKLPAICKQKRNYEEQEIILEIVDKFWGKITKTEGKLVESAVITHIYCMCFVNGNTECFFTLNDLELQKRDECYFDKDLEKKWIDILDYHFHKCVKTHEFEQSRIIKFIPQDACRLELMRFKTLYNGQDLPFSLKAAVVVQGAYIELQAFINMSSTSLIPARLHSMKYCENVMIRFPVPAQWIKALWTMNLQRQKSLKAKMNRKTCLGSLHEVESDPVIQVSIGTAKYESAYRAVVWKIDRLPDKNSSPYQPHSLSYKLELGSDQEIPSDWYPFATVQFDMRDACASGTEVKSLGIECDVQPQKHLNQKTCYNCQVEIEKKWIRLDGEDPDKASNCLMQ